Proteins from a single region of Azospira inquinata:
- a CDS encoding metallophosphoesterase, whose amino-acid sequence MKIAFFSDLHLECLRASWAPQPLEVDVVILAGDISLSTYGMQWAVKTFSAWPSAPAVIYVCGNHEFYEGSLRLIEELQSPTWARQGITFLEQGTVEFPGVRILGCTLWSGFDLYGAGTQQALAMATARASINDYWMILGRSGKRLEPKGALALFKRSVKWLKSELSKPFEGKTIVVTHFAPHRGCVAPQHEGSEVSPYFVTDLSHLMAAHPIALWCHGHTHTNNDFMAENGCRVISNQRGYPGEVATSDFRPDLVIEV is encoded by the coding sequence ATGAAAATCGCCTTCTTCTCTGACCTTCATCTGGAATGCCTACGCGCTTCCTGGGCTCCCCAGCCTTTGGAGGTGGATGTGGTGATACTGGCAGGCGACATTTCCCTAAGCACCTACGGGATGCAATGGGCAGTAAAGACTTTTTCTGCCTGGCCCAGCGCCCCAGCCGTGATCTACGTTTGCGGGAACCATGAGTTCTACGAGGGAAGCCTTCGGCTCATCGAAGAGCTGCAAAGTCCCACCTGGGCCAGGCAGGGAATAACGTTCCTTGAACAGGGAACAGTGGAATTCCCCGGGGTTCGTATTCTCGGCTGTACGCTATGGAGTGGCTTCGATTTGTACGGCGCAGGGACACAACAGGCGCTTGCCATGGCGACGGCGCGGGCCAGCATCAATGACTATTGGATGATCCTGGGGCGCAGTGGCAAGCGGCTAGAGCCCAAGGGGGCCCTGGCCCTGTTTAAACGCTCCGTAAAATGGCTCAAGTCCGAGTTGTCCAAACCCTTCGAGGGCAAAACCATTGTGGTCACCCACTTTGCGCCCCATCGGGGATGTGTCGCCCCGCAACACGAAGGCAGCGAGGTCTCCCCTTACTTCGTCACCGATCTGAGCCACCTGATGGCAGCCCATCCCATCGCCCTGTGGTGCCATGGGCACACCCACACTAACAATGACTTTATGGCCGAGAACGGCTGTCGGGTGATTTCCAATCAGCGGGGCTATCCCGGTGAGGTGGCCACTAGCGACTTTCGCCCCGACCTGGTGATCGAGGTCTAA
- a CDS encoding iron-containing alcohol dehydrogenase, with protein sequence MDNFTFFNPTKVEFGKNKEQAIGQYLAEHGIKKVLLTYGSERIKRDGLYAVVSKSLGDKGIQFVECGGIVSNPVLSKVREGIALARSQQVEAVLSVGGGSVLDSSKAIATGVRYDGDVWDLFLGKARIEGALPVFDILTLAATGSEMNSGAVVTNEATREKFAIQSVHTFPKVSIVNPALMRTISRDYLVYSAADIIAHSIEGYFTATVQPKIQSRLVESVITTVMETTETLLADPNDYNARAEFAWAATLALNGIIYAGTSGFGYPNHMIEHSLSALFNVPHGAGLSVVMPAWMKWYHSRNLPQFERFAQQIFGLKTAEEGIAALEQWFDKIGTPTRLSQLGITATELPATLDNLQGNAQWFGLAETYTRDVLADILKRAL encoded by the coding sequence ATGGACAACTTCACCTTCTTCAATCCCACCAAGGTCGAATTCGGCAAGAACAAGGAACAGGCCATCGGTCAGTATCTGGCCGAGCATGGCATTAAAAAGGTGCTGTTGACCTACGGTAGCGAGCGTATCAAGCGCGATGGCCTCTATGCCGTCGTCAGCAAGAGCCTGGGCGATAAGGGCATCCAGTTCGTAGAATGCGGCGGCATCGTCAGCAACCCGGTGCTCTCCAAAGTTCGCGAAGGCATCGCCCTGGCTCGCAGCCAGCAGGTGGAAGCCGTGCTAAGCGTCGGCGGCGGCTCCGTGCTGGACAGTTCCAAGGCTATCGCCACCGGGGTCCGCTACGACGGCGATGTATGGGATCTGTTCCTCGGCAAGGCCCGCATTGAAGGGGCGCTACCGGTATTCGACATCCTTACCCTGGCCGCTACGGGCAGCGAGATGAATTCAGGCGCGGTCGTCACCAATGAAGCGACCCGGGAAAAGTTTGCCATCCAGTCGGTGCATACCTTCCCCAAGGTTTCCATCGTCAATCCGGCGCTGATGCGGACCATTTCCCGGGATTACCTGGTCTATTCCGCTGCCGACATCATCGCTCACTCCATTGAGGGCTACTTCACCGCCACGGTGCAGCCGAAGATCCAGTCCCGCCTAGTCGAATCCGTCATCACCACGGTGATGGAGACTACGGAAACGCTTCTGGCCGACCCGAACGACTACAACGCCCGCGCCGAATTCGCCTGGGCCGCCACCCTGGCCCTCAACGGCATCATCTATGCCGGCACTTCGGGATTTGGCTACCCCAACCACATGATCGAACACTCGCTGTCGGCCCTGTTCAACGTGCCCCACGGTGCTGGCCTGTCGGTGGTGATGCCTGCCTGGATGAAGTGGTATCACAGCCGCAACCTGCCCCAGTTTGAGCGCTTCGCCCAACAGATATTCGGCCTGAAGACGGCCGAAGAGGGCATCGCTGCCCTGGAGCAGTGGTTCGACAAGATTGGCACGCCTACCCGCCTCTCCCAACTTGGTATTACCGCCACCGAACTGCCAGCCACCCTCGACAACCTGCAGGGCAATGCCCAGTGGTTTGGCCTAGCCGAAACCTATACCCGGGATGTGCTGGCCGACATCCTGAAGCGCGCCCTCTGA
- a CDS encoding LysR family transcriptional regulator gives MPINELRSITTFIRTVETGSLSKAAAVQQISPQAASKALGQLEQHLGVRLFHRTTRSMSLTEEGQRFFEAVQPSLLGLQQALNGARQTREDLAGPLRIVGPRSVSLAVISPVLEEYCRLYPEVQPDIQLDDRRSNWVEERVDVGFRLGSSPEEGLIARPLFPMQMVICAAPSYLRKHGAPRSLDELTAHRCSAFRRSDDGRVVPWRVRVDGGEQEHPIHPAFCTNDEQLELHATLAGEIIAQIAVPTAISMIRNGRLVPLLLQHMTDSYQMFIYYGSRQAQPARVRRFIDLAVQRLGNSSDYVLSRDELAAAAANQHIAA, from the coding sequence ATGCCCATCAACGAATTGCGCTCCATCACCACCTTCATCCGCACCGTGGAAACCGGCAGTCTGAGCAAGGCAGCCGCTGTTCAGCAGATTTCCCCCCAAGCTGCTAGCAAGGCCCTGGGGCAGTTGGAACAGCATTTAGGGGTCCGGCTCTTTCACCGCACGACCCGCAGCATGTCCCTGACAGAGGAGGGGCAGCGTTTCTTCGAAGCAGTCCAACCATCACTGCTCGGTCTGCAACAGGCGCTGAATGGCGCGCGCCAGACCCGCGAGGATTTGGCGGGACCGTTGCGCATCGTCGGGCCCCGTTCGGTTTCCCTGGCTGTCATTAGCCCTGTGTTGGAGGAATACTGTCGTCTCTATCCCGAGGTACAGCCGGACATTCAGCTGGATGATCGGCGCAGCAACTGGGTTGAGGAGCGTGTAGACGTGGGTTTTCGCCTGGGTTCTTCGCCGGAGGAGGGGCTAATTGCCCGCCCGCTGTTTCCTATGCAGATGGTAATTTGCGCAGCACCAAGCTATTTGCGCAAACATGGCGCCCCGCGCAGCCTCGACGAACTGACGGCCCACCGCTGTAGCGCTTTTCGCCGTTCGGATGATGGCCGGGTCGTGCCCTGGCGGGTGCGGGTGGATGGCGGCGAGCAGGAGCACCCGATTCATCCGGCTTTTTGTACCAATGATGAGCAATTGGAACTGCACGCCACCTTGGCTGGCGAAATCATCGCCCAGATCGCAGTACCCACCGCCATTTCTATGATCCGCAATGGACGCCTGGTTCCCCTGCTGCTTCAACATATGACTGACAGTTACCAGATGTTCATCTACTACGGCAGCCGCCAGGCCCAACCGGCCCGGGTAAGGCGCTTTATTGATCTGGCAGTTCAGCGGCTTGGAAACAGCAGCGACTATGTGCTGAGCCGGGATGAGTTGGCGGCTGCGGCTGCTAACCAGCACATTGCAGCCTGA
- the lipA gene encoding lipoyl synthase, whose translation MSSERGVKEKGEAKTARIPIKIVPRDEVLRKPSWIRVKAGNDQGRFGEIKRMLREQKLHTVCEEASCPNIGECFGRGTATFMILGDICTRRCPFCDVGHGKPLPPDPLEPAHLAESVARLKLRYVVITSVDRDDLRDGGAQHFVDVIKAVREASPETTIETLVPDFRGRMDIALDILGQALPDVLNHNLETAPRLYKQSRPGADYAHSLEFLKQFKARYPAVSTKSGLMVGLGETDEEILDVMRDLRAYDVELLTIGQYLAPSNHHLPVVRYVHPDTFKMFEDQAKIMGFSGAACAAMVRSSYWADRQAETAGVVVNSIDK comes from the coding sequence ATGAGCAGCGAACGCGGCGTAAAAGAAAAAGGCGAAGCCAAAACCGCCCGGATTCCCATCAAAATCGTTCCCCGGGACGAAGTTTTGCGCAAACCCTCCTGGATTCGGGTCAAGGCGGGTAATGACCAGGGCCGTTTCGGCGAAATCAAGCGCATGCTCCGGGAACAGAAGCTGCATACGGTTTGCGAAGAAGCCTCCTGCCCCAACATCGGCGAATGCTTTGGCCGGGGCACCGCCACCTTCATGATCCTGGGAGATATCTGCACCCGCCGCTGCCCCTTCTGTGACGTGGGCCATGGCAAGCCCCTGCCCCCCGACCCCCTGGAACCGGCCCATCTGGCGGAATCCGTGGCCCGCCTGAAACTGCGCTACGTGGTCATCACCAGTGTGGATCGGGACGACCTACGGGACGGGGGCGCCCAACACTTCGTGGATGTCATCAAGGCCGTGCGGGAAGCCTCCCCGGAAACCACCATCGAAACCCTGGTGCCCGATTTTCGCGGCCGCATGGACATCGCCTTGGACATCCTGGGCCAGGCCTTGCCCGACGTGCTCAACCACAACCTGGAAACCGCGCCCCGGCTCTACAAGCAGTCCCGCCCCGGCGCCGACTACGCCCACTCCCTGGAATTCTTAAAGCAGTTCAAAGCCCGCTACCCGGCGGTCTCCACCAAGTCCGGCCTCATGGTGGGGCTGGGTGAAACGGACGAGGAAATCCTGGACGTCATGCGAGACCTGCGCGCCTACGACGTGGAACTCCTCACCATCGGCCAATACCTGGCCCCCTCCAACCACCACCTGCCCGTGGTTCGCTACGTTCATCCAGATACCTTCAAGATGTTCGAAGATCAGGCGAAAATCATGGGATTTTCCGGCGCTGCCTGTGCAGCAATGGTACGTTCCAGCTATTGGGCTGATCGGCAGGCGGAAACGGCGGGAGTTGTTGTAAATTCCATCGATAAATGA
- a CDS encoding (R)-mandelonitrile lyase — translation MKNLIAAVSTAGLIAGSTLAEEPQGVQVTRAGSQSSMTGPASYFTGSVRIDAPFSGTGDARIGGATVSFAPGARTAWHTHPLGQTLIVTAGTGRVQHWGGPVLLIQAGDTVWIPPGVKHWHGAAPTSAMTHIAIAEAQDGKVVDWLEQVSELQYLADATATGASSM, via the coding sequence ATGAAAAATCTGATTGCCGCGGTTTCCACCGCCGGACTGATTGCTGGCAGCACCCTGGCGGAAGAACCCCAGGGCGTCCAGGTCACCCGGGCAGGCAGCCAGTCCAGCATGACTGGGCCAGCTAGCTATTTCACTGGAAGCGTGCGGATTGACGCACCTTTTTCCGGCACCGGGGATGCCCGCATCGGCGGCGCCACGGTGAGCTTCGCCCCCGGCGCCCGCACTGCCTGGCACACCCATCCCCTGGGGCAGACCCTGATTGTCACGGCAGGCACTGGTCGGGTGCAGCACTGGGGTGGCCCGGTGCTGCTCATCCAGGCCGGTGACACGGTGTGGATTCCTCCCGGCGTGAAGCACTGGCACGGGGCAGCACCAACCTCCGCCATGACCCACATCGCCATCGCCGAAGCTCAGGACGGAAAGGTAGTGGATTGGCTGGAACAGGTCAGCGAGCTTCAGTACCTGGCTGATGCGACAGCAACTGGCGCGAGCAGCATGTGA